The genomic window TGCCGTGGATGATGACGAAGCCGCTAAAATCTCGCGCGGCGGCGCGGATGCGGGCCGCCAGGGTCAGGATGTCCGAAGGTTCCAGACACGCCGAGTCCTGGTTGAAGGGCACCTCCACCGACAGCTTCGCCATCTGGCCCAGCTCCGGCACCTGTTCCAGCAGGTGATCCAGGAACCGCCCCGGCGCGAGAGAGGCCGGATCCCCGCTGGGCGCCATGCCCAGGGTGCCGCCGGTATGGAGGAGCAGGATCGTACGCATGCCTCCACCCTATCCAAACCGGACGGGCCGCTCCAGCCGAGGCGGCTCGGCAGGATTCGTCAGAGGCCCGTCCGGATGATTTACTGGAGGAGGACTTCCCTCCGCCATGCGCCGCATCCCCCGCTACATCCAGATGATCGCTGCCCGCTATATCCGGCGGCTGCTGAGGAATCGCCTGGCCGGACATCAGCTGCAGGCGGCGGTGGAAACCGCGCTGGCCACCCTGCCCATCCAAGAGAAGCTGCTGGTGCGGGAGGGAGCGCTTCGATCCGAGGCCCTCAATCGCCAGCTGGCCTGGGCCATGGCCTTTGTGGCCGGGGCGGTGAACGCCGGCGGCTTCCTGGCCGTCAGCCACTACACCTCCCACATGACCGGGGTGGTCTCCTCCATGGCGGACGAACTGGCCGATGGCGACCTCACCACCGCCCTCGCCGCCCTCGCCATGATGCTGAGCTTCTTCGCCGGGGCCTTCGTCTGCACCACGCTCATCAGCTTCGGCCAGCGGCGGCGCATGCGCAGCCGCTATGCCTTGACTCTGGTGCTGGAGGCCGTGCTGATGCTGGTGTTCGGGTTCATGGGGAACCAGCTGCAGCAGGAGATCCGCTTCACCCTGCCCAGCACCGTGATGCTGCTCTGCTTCATCATGGGCCTGCACAACGCCGTGACCTCCATCATCTCCGGGGCCGCCGTGCGCACCACGCACCTGACGGGCACGGTGACGGACATCGGCATCGAGCTGAGCCGGCTCACCTATGTGAATGTCCACCACCGCCACGGTCGCGAGCGCATCGTCGCCAACCGCCAGAAGCTGCGGCTGCTGCTGCTCATCCTGGCCTCCTTCCTGGCGGGCGGCGTGGTGGGTGCCCTGGGCTTCCGGCACATCGGCTTCAAAGTCACGGTGCCCCTGGCGGGCTTCGTCTGCTTCCTGGCGGCCCGGCCCCTGCTGCTGGAGCTGCGCCTGCTCCTGCACCGTCTCCGCCGCCAGTGGTCGCCCGACGACTCCGGCTTGTCCGACTGAAGCACGCTGACAGCGGGCTAACTCACCTCGAGCCCCGACCGGCGTTCCACCCCTTCGATCTTCCGGGTCCGCGCCGCGCCCTGCCCGCCGATGAGCAGCCGGCACTCCCTGGGCAGCCGGTCCTTCAGGTCCATGAGGAGGCGCCGGGCGGTCTCTCCGGAACTCTGGATGGACAGGCTCACTGCCACGCGGTCCGCCTTCAGGGTGCGGGCCGCATGGGCGATGCTGGCCACCGGGAGGTCCACCCCCAGCAGCTCCGTGCGGAGGCCTGAGGCAGCATAGGCCAGGGCCGCCATGAGCAATCCCAGCCGGTGGCGCTCACCGGGCAGGGTGGCCAGCAGCACCATCCCCTGGCCGGGCCGGGGCTGACAGCCCTGCCTCAGCTCCCGGAGGAAGTCTTCGAGGATCTCCGTGAGCAGGTGTTCCTGGTGGACGCCAAGGCTCCCGTCGGCCCAGGCCATGCCCACCCGATCCAGCAGCGGCGACACCACCTGCTGGAGGAAAGGCTTCCAGGGCAGCCGGCCCAGGGCCTCCCGCAGCAGGCGCCGGATGCCCTCCGTATCCATGGCCACCACGGCCAGGAAAAGCGCCTCCACCACGGGGTGGCCCTCGGGCGCCAGCAGGCGCTTCAACTCTGCTTCCGCAGACCGCGCCACGACGGCCGGGCGGTGCCCCTGGGCCACCGCCTCGGCCATGAGCCTCAGGCGGTGAAGATCCTCCCGCCGGTAGCGGCGGTGGCCGGAAGGCAGCCGAAGGGGCATCGGAAAGCCGTAGCGGCGCTCCCACACCCGCACCACATCGGCCGAGAGGCCCGTCTCCGAGCAGATGTCCCCGATGCTCAGCAGGTCCGGTTCCACTTTCCCCATCGCCCCTCCCGGACCCTGTCCAGGGGTTGAAGATCAGGCCTCAAGGAGAAAATGTCTAGATCATTTCTTGGCCAATTAAACAGCCACCACCGCCGCCTTGACCTCGTCGAAGCCCTGGTCGCTGGCGCAGCTCACCACCACCGCGCAGTGCCCGGGTTGGCTGGAAGGCAGCTGGACCTGACCGGCGAAGCGACCCGCCTCATCGGTCCGCCCGGAGATCAGGGCGGTGGCCTTCTTGAGGCTGGACACCAGCTTGACGGTCACTTCCGCCCCGGTCACGGGGCTCTGGCTCTGGCACAACCGGGCGGCCACCTGCACCCGGAACAACTCCCCGAAGGCGGGCTTCAAGGGCTGGTCCAGCACCAGCTCCAGCGTGTCCACATCCCCCTCCTGCTGAAGGAACTCGAGGATGGCCTGGTCCAGGGGCCGCTCGCTGAAAGCCTGCTGCTCCAGGAGGTCCGGCGGGGTCTGGTCGTATTTGCCGTTCTTGATGTCGCGGATGATGGCCCGGTGCTGCTCGTCCATGCGGCTCTGGATGGCGGACTCTGCCATCGGGGGGCTGTTCAGCAGGTCCTCGTACGAGGAGCGGTAGCTGTCGAGGATCTCGCCCCCCACATAGATCAGGGTCTCGATCCGGGGGTTGGACAGCCCCTTGTCCTCCGTCTGCACATGGTAGACCCGGTTCCCGTGGCGTACATCCGTGTTGTAGCCGGTGATCATGGGAGGGACCTGGGGGACGGAGAGGCCGGGCGCATCATGGGCCTACCTCTGCAATCTTCCCGCCAGATCCGGCATGACTTCCCAGGCGATCTCGCGGACCACCTGATCGCCCATGCGCGCGACCACCGCCTTGACCAGGGCATCCACCAGAACGGGGTCCGCCAGGAGCGCCTGGACGAGGGCCTGCGCCTGCTCTGAGGGCACGGCGGGCTGACCGGCAACGGCAGGCGCCTGCCCGGCTGCGGCAGGGGCTGCCATGATGGCGGCCTCGGGAGCGGGCTCGGCGACCGGCTCGGGTGCCGGTTCTGGGATCGCCGGAACCGGTGCCACAGCCTGCGGGAAGACCGGCTCGTGCGTCTCGCCCAACAGCGCCGCCGCTGCGGCGGCCAGGCCGGTGGCCCCCATGGCCGCCATGCCACTAGAGAAGCCCGCCGCCTTCGCGGGAGGCTCCACCTCAGGCAGGGGCGGCAGGTCCATGTCGGTCGGGAAGACATCCAGCGCCTCGAGTCCCGAGAGGGTGACGGTGTCCTCGTCGACGGGCAGCTCGACCAAGGCCGCCGCATCAGGCGCCGCGGGGTCCTCCGGGTGCGCCGCCAAGGGCTCGACCACCTCGGGAACCGGCATCACGGGCTCGGCGGCGAGATCCTGGAGGCTTTCCAGGTCCAGTTCCTCGAGTTCCAGATGAATCTCCGGCGCCGCGGCATCGACCTCGCCAGCCCCAGGAGCGACGGGAGCCTCCTCCGGCCAGAGGTCTTCGGCGGTGAGCACCAGGAGATCGTCTTCGGTGGCGGGCAGGTCCAGGTCCTGGGTCGGATGAGCTTCCACGGGCGCCGCTTCCGGCCGGAACTCGGGCAGGGAGGCTTCCGCCATCCGCACCAGGTCCTTGGCGGAGGTGGCAGGGACCGTGGTGAAGGCGGAGGGCTCGGGCGTGCTCACCACCGGCGTGGCCAGGAGGGCCTTCACGCGGTCGCCCAGTTCCCGCAATTCGATGGGCTTCTTCAGGAAGCCCTGCACCGGGGCCTTCGCCAGCTTGGAGGGGTCCACGGGATCGAGGACCCCGGCCATGAGGGCGATGGGCAGATGGGCGGTCTCCGGCATGGCCCGCAGGCGACCCAGCAGGGTCCAGCCGTCCATGCCAGGCATGGCAGTGTCCACCAGGGCCACATCGAACCGCTCGCCGCGCGCGATGCGATCCAGGGCCTCCGCCGCGGAATCGACGCAGACCAGTTCCACATCCGTGTGGGCCAGAAGGGACTCGGCAATGCGGTGGATGCTCGGATTGTCGTCCACGAGGAGGAGACGTGGCATCGGTTACCTCGGGAAGCCGGGAGGAAGAAAGAGGTGGCTGGGCACAACGCTACCAGAAATGTGCACTTCCAACGCAAACGATCGACGCGGCAACCTAAGGATTCAGCGCAGCAGCTTCTTGAGGACGCGCAGCCGTTCCACCTCCACCAGGCGCACCAGCAGCACGCGGTCGCCCACCCAGACCCAGGCCGTCCCCAGGGGCTCCCTCAGCGCCACCTCGGGCCCCCGCGGGAGCCACCCCTTCACGGAGGCCCGCAGGCTCACCGCGGCGCGCCAATCGGGGCGATGCGCCTCGAAAAGGGCCTGGCGCTGGCGCTCGGGTGGCAGAGCGCTCTCATTCCACCGCTGGTCCCAAGCATCGATGGCGCCATTCTCCCGCCAGGCCCAGGCGGGATCCCAGGCGGGCCAGGGCAGCGCTCCTTCCGGCACGGGGCTCCATTCCACCTTGGCTGGTGGGCTGGTGCGGCGGGCCATGCCCTCCTCGGGCAGGGGCGCCACCAGGGCCATGCGCTGCGGCGGATGGGCGGTGAGCAGGCCCGGCCCCGCAGCTTGGCGGCGCCACCGTCCCCCTTCCAGCCACCAGGCCGTCCAGCCCTGGATGCCGCCATGCCACAGCCGGTCCCCCCGGGGGAACCAGAGCCGGTCGCCGGCGTGCCAGGGGAGGTCGAGGCGGGCACCGGGCAGGTCCCGGCCATCCTCGGACAGGGCCTCCACCTTGGTGGCCAGGCCCCGCGGCGGGGCCGGCAGGCCGGGTTCATCCCAGGCCGCGAGCGTGGGTTCGGTGGCCTCCCCTTCCAAGGGGAGGGTCGTGAGCAGCAGGGCCGGCTCCGTCCTGGGCTCGGCGGGCTCGGGAAGTCCCAGGAGCGCCGCCCGCCCATCCCAGCTGAAGCGGCTCCAGGGACCGGACTGGGTGGACCAGATCACCCGGCCCTCCGGTACCTCCAGCAGCCGGGTCTCGAAGCGCGCGGGACCCATCTGCAGGGTCACCAGCAGACGGCTGCCCTTGGCGGGATCGAGCCGCGCCGAGCAGAGCGGCGCATCAAACCGGTACCGGCGCCATTCCAGGCCGCGCCAGAGCACCACTTCGCTGCGCCCTCCAGGGCCGTTCAGCGCAAGGCCCTGGTCCGCGAGGTAGGGCGAGGCTGGCTCCCAGGGCGTGCCGAAGCCCCCCTCGAAGGGCCAGGGCTCGGACTGGTCGGGATCCTGTGCGCCCTGGAAGCGGGGGGACCAGCCATCCTCCAGGCGCCACTCCGCCAGGACCTCGAAGCCCCCGAGGTTCATGAGTGCGGGCGTCTCCACCGCCGTGACCCCGCCCGCGTTCACAGGACGCGGCGCCTGCACCACCGCGAAGAGCAGCAGCATGGCGGCGATGAAGAGGCTGGCGATGATGTACCGTTGGGGGATCACAAGGGGTCCGGTGCCTTTGCACCATCATGCCCCATCCCCGCGGAAGGCCGGTCCGAGATGAAGCACAAACCCGCCCTGGAGACCGAGCTGAAACTGCGCATCCCCGCCACCGGCCCGTACCGCCCCCTGTTGGAAGCCCTGGGGTTCCGCGAGGCCGTCCCCGCCCAGCCGGAAATCAGCGTGCTCTGGGACCGGAACGGGGAGCTGCGGACGGCGGGTTCCGCCCTCCGCACCCGTCGCTACGCGGGCCACCACCGCCTGACCTGGAAGGGCCCCAAGGTGCCCGATCCGATCCTGAAGATCCGCCCCGAGCATGAGACCGGCATCGAGGATGGATCCTCTCTGGAGGCCATCCTCCGCGCCCTCGGCTTCGAGCCCATCCTGCGCATGGAGAAGGTGCGGGCCGTGTGGGAGCGCGCGGAGCTCGAAGCCTGCCTCGACGAGACCCCCTTCGGTTGCTACCTCGAACTAGAGGGCGACCCCCAGGCCATCCGCGTCGCCATGGAAGGCTTGGGCCTGGCCCCCGACCGCGCCGAGCCCCGCAGCTACCCCGAGCTGTACCAGGCGCACGGCCTGGGCTGAAGAAGCTGGTCGCGGAAGACGGGATCGATGCGGAAGGCGCGGAGAGAAGAACCAGTCCTCTCTCCGCGCCTTCCGCGACCAGCCTGCTAGGCCTTCAGCACGCGCTCCAGGTCCTCGATGAGGTCCTGGACATCCTCCACGCCCACGCTGAGGCGGAGGAGGTTGTCGTTGATGCCCAGGCGCTGGCGGTCGGCCTCGGGCACGCTGCCGTGGGTCATGCTGGCAGGGTGGCAGACGAGGCTCTCCACGCCGCCCAGGCTCTCGGCCAGGGAGAAGACCTTGAACGAGGAGGCCATGCGCCGCGTGCGCTCGGCATCGCCCGTGTCGAAGCTCACGATGCCCGAGAAGCCCTTCATCTGCTGCTTGGCCAGGGCGTGCTGGGGATGGGATTCGAGGCCCGGGTAGTAGACGGCCTTCAGATCCTTGCGCTCTTCGAGCCAGCGGGCGATGCGAAGGGCACTGGCATTGTGGCGCTCCATGCGGAGGTGCAGCGTCTTGGTGCCCCGCAGGATGAGCCAGGATTCCATGGGCGAGAGAATGCCGCCGGCGGCCTTCTGGTGAAAGCGCAGGCCCTCGGCGATGTCCTCGCGGTTGGTGATGGCGATGCCGCCGATGGAGTCGCTGTGGCCGTTCAGATACTTGGTCGTGGAGTGGAAGACCAGGTCCGCCCCCAGCTCCAGGGGCCGCTGGTTGTACGGCGTGGCGAAGGTGTTGTCCACCGCCAACACGGCCGTGCAGCCCATCTGCGTCATCACGCGCCGCACGCCGGGGATGTCCGTGATCCCCAGCATGGGGTTGGTGGGCGTCTCCAGCATCACCAGCTTGGTGTTCGGGCGCAGCGCCGCCTGGAAGGCCGCCAGATCGCCGGTATCCACCTGGGTGTACGAGAGGCCGAACCGGGTCATCACCTTGTCCAGCAGGCGGAAGGTGCCGCCGTAGACATTGTCGCCCAGCACCACATGGTCGCCGCTGGAGAGCTGCTCGAAGATGGCCTGCACCGCCGCCATGCCCGAACCGAAGGCCATGCCGTGGGCGCCGCCCTCCAGCGCCGCGAGGTTGCCCTCCAGGGCATCGCGGGTGGGGTTGCGCACACGGGCGTAGTCGAAGCCCTTGTTGATGCCCAGCCCCTCCTGGATGTAGGTGCTGGTGAAGTAGACCGGCGTCATGATGGCGCCGTTGGTGGGATCCGGCGCCTGGCCTGCGTGGATGCAGCGGGTATCGAAACGGCCTTCGGTGTTCATGGGACCATCCTTCGGTGATCCTTCAGTGTGATGGGGTGCCGCCATGAGGAAAAGCATCGCTTCGGTTTCGCTGTCGCTGGCCTCCCTGGCTTGTCACTCCGACAAGCCCGAAGAGCAGGTCCGGAAGGCCTTCGAGGCCTGCCGCGCCGCCGTGGAGGCCGGGGATGCCGCCGCCGCGACCGCCCCCCTGGATGCCGCCTTCCGCGGCCCCGAGGGCATGGACAAGGCCATGGCCCGGGCCTTCCTCCTGGGCACCTTCCGCCAGGAGCGGGTCGGCGTCACCGTGATGCAGAACCAGGTCGCCGTGAAGGGAAACGACGCCTTCCAGGAGGTGGACCTGGTCCTCACCGGGCGCAGCGGCGGCCTCCTGCCGCAGGACGCCTCCCGCCGAAGCTTCCGGCTGCACTGGCGGGAGGCGGGAGGGGACTGGCGGTTGCTCGGGATCCAGGAACGCTGAGCGTCAGGAGCCCAGGTAGCTCATGAACTCCTGGTGCAGCTCCAGCGGCAGGCGATAGGCGCGCTCCTCGTCGATCACCAGCTGGGCGCACCGGGGAACCCCCCGCAGGGTCGAGGCCGGGAGACCCCGGTCGCGGGCCCGGCGCAGGCACTGCATCATCGCGTCCAGCTGCCCCAGCCGGTAGAGGGTGACCAGGAGGAGGGCGTGAGCTCCCGCATTGCCGGGATCGATCTCGAGGGCTTGGGTCAGCTGGCGGCGGGTGGTCTCGAGAACATCCCGCCGGACCTCGGCGCGGCCCTGGGAGGCGTCCGTGCTTCTGGGAGCCTCGCGGCCGCTCTCACGGGCGGCTGGGGCGGGGGAAGCCTCCGTCCCCGGAGCTCCCGGGGCCCGCGGCGCCGGAGGTCGGGGAATCGGCAGGCCCCGGGGAGGCGTCGGCGGAGCCGGTACCCATCCGGACGCGGGGCGCCGGACCTGGTGGGCCTGGGTGGGGCGCTCCTGATCCCAGCGCCAGGCGGGATCCTTGGCCGAACGCAGCACGACCGCCAGATCCTCCGCCGTCTGGAAGCGGTTCGCCGGATCCTTCGCCAGGGCGCGATTCAGGATGCCCTGCACATCCCGGCTGATGCCCCGGCAGGCCTGCTGGGACAGCAGGGGGGGCGTCTCGTGGAGCAACCGGTAGATCACCGCGCCGGGGCTGGGGCCGTCGAAGGGCGGCACGCCGGCCAGGGCCTCGAACAGGATCACGCCCACCGCGAAGAGGTCGCTGCGGGGATCCGAGCGGCCGCTCTGAAGGTACTCCGGCGCCATGTAGTTTACGGTCCCGAACACCGTGCCCTCGTCCGTGGCATCCGAGTTGAAGACCTTGGCCACGCCGAAGTCCAGCACCTTGGCCTGGAGGTTCTTCCCGTCCCAGACCACGCGGATGTTCGAGGGCTTGATGTCCCGGTGGAGCACCTTCTGGCGATGGGCCACGGCAAGGCCATCGCAGACCTGGGCCAGCACCTCGAGCGCGTCCTGGGGGGTGATGGTGCCGGCCCGGATGAGCGTGCCCAGGTCCTCCCCCTTCACCAGCTCCATGGCGAGGTAGAGCACACCCTGCTCCTCCCCCATTTCGTGGATCGTGACGATGTTCGGGTGGTTCAGCACCCCGGCGGCGCGGGCCTCCATGGCGAAGCGCTCGCGGGCCTCCGGCCCCATGCCTGCCGAGGGATGGATGACCTTGATGGCCACCTCACGGCCGATGATCGGATCCCGGCCCACATACACTTCACCCATGCTTCCCTGGGCGAGCAACCGGACGATTTCGAACTTCCCAAGGCGCGTCAACACGGGGGTTCCAGGACGATGGACCCCCGATCATCGGACGGAGGCGCGGATTCCGTCCAGGGATTTCATGGCGCCATCCCGAGACCCAGCAGCCAGGCCTCGTCCCGCACGGGGATGCCCAGCGCCTCGGCCTTGGCCAGCTTGGATCCCGCCTTCTCCCCGGCCACCAGCACCGTGGTCTTGGGCGAGACGCTGCTCGTGACCTTGGCTCCGAGCTGCTTCAGCAGGCCTTCGGCGTCTTCCCGCGAAAGCGTGGGCAGGGTGCCCGTGACCACCGCGACCTCGCCCGATAGCGGGAGGCCCCCCCGGTCGCGCACCGGCGGGGGCGTGGGCTGCACACCCAGCGAGGCCAGTCGCGTGGGCAGGTCCGGGTGCAGCGCCGCGAAGACCCGCAAGGCCGCGGCCACCTTGGGTCCCACCTCCTCCACGGCCTGCAGGCGGCCCTCCTCCTCGGCCCACAGCGCCCCCAGGGAAGGGTAAGCCTCGGCCAGCAGCTCTGCCGTCCGGGCACCCACCATGGGAATCCCCAGGGCGTGGATCCAGCGGGCCAGGGGCTTCACCCGGGTGGCGGCGAGGGCCTCCAGGAGGTTCTGCGCGGACTTCTCCGCCATGCGGTCCAGGCCCGAGAGATAGGCCAAGCCGAGCAGAGGCTCGTCCAGCAGGGTCAGGATCTCCCAGGGCTGTTCGAAGCGGCCCGAAGCCACCAGCTGCTCCACCAGAGCCTCCCCCATGCCTTCGATGTCCAGGGCCGACCGCCCGCCGAAGTGGAGCATGCGGGCCGTGAGTTTGGCGGGGCACTCGGGGTTGAGGCAGCGGATGGCGACCTCGGCATCGTCCGCCTTGCCCACCTCGCCTCCGCAGACCGGGCAGGCCGCTGGAATGGTCGGCGCGGGAAGGACCCGATCCTCTTCGCCCGGCACCAGGGCCACCACCTTGGGGATGACCTCCCCACCCTTCTCGATGAACACACGGTGGCCCACCTTCAGCCCGAGGCGCGCCAGCTCGTCGGCATTGTGGAGAGTGGCGCGGCGCACGGTGGAGCCGGCCACTTCGACTGCCTCCAGCTCTGCCACCGGCGTGAGCTTGCCCGTGCGGCCCACCTGCCAGGTGATGCCCAGCACCGTGGTGGTCACCTGCGTCGCGGGGTATTTGAACGCGATGGCCCAGCGCGGCACGCGGTCCGTGGCGCCGAGGCGCCTCTGCACCTCGGGATCGAGGACCTTGAGCACCACGCCATCCGTATCGAAGGGAAGCTTCAAGCGGGCCTCGGCCTGGTCGCCGATGAAAGCCTGCACCGCCTCCAGGCCACCCTCGGCGTGGGCCGGCATCCTGCCGAACCCCCAGGTGGCGAGGCGGGCCATGGCAGAGGCGTGATCTTCCGAATCACCGGCCTCCCGGAGCACCTGCCAGGGCAGGAAGGAGAGGCCGCGGGCCGCCACCTCCCGGCTGTCCAGCAGCTTCATGGTGCCGCTGGCGGCGTTGCGGGGATTGGCGAAGCGGGCCTCGGCCCGCGCGTCCCGCTGGCGGTTCAGCTCCTCCCAGCGCTTGCGGGAAAGGAACACCTCGCCGCGGACGATCAGGCGCTCCGGCGCCTCTGCCGGCAGCGTCAGGGGGATGTCCGCGATGGTGCGGGCATTTTCCGTCACCAGCTCGCCGGTCTCCCCATCCCCGCGGGTCAGTGCCTCCACCAGGACGCGGCCCTCGTAGCGCAGCGACAGGGACAGGCCGTCCACCTTCAGCTCGGCGGCATAGCGCGGCTCGGCCTCCGGCGCCAGCTTCCGCCATTTCAATTCCCATTCCCGCAGCTCGGCTTCGGAGTAGGCATTGTCGAGGCTGAGCATGGGGGTGCCGTGGCGGCGCTTCTCGAAGGCCTCGACCGGCGGCGCACCCACGCGGGTAGTGGGGCTGTTGGGATCGGCCAGATCCGGGTGGGCCTCCTCCAGGGCCCTGAGTTCCCGTTCCAGCGCATCGTACTCCGCGTCGGAGACGCTGGGCTGGTCGAGCACATAGTAGCGGTGCCGGTGCGTCCGCACCTGGTCCGCCAAGTCCTTCATGCGCCTCTGCAGGTCCATCACTTCACCCTCGATCGATGCAGGATGCCCATGATCAGACCCAGGGCCAGAAAGAAACTCAAGGTGCTGCTGCCGCCCGCGCTGAAGAAGGGCAGCACCATGCCCTTGTTGGGCAGGGCTCCCGCCACCATGCCCACATTCACCATCAAGTGCAGGGCGAAGATGCCGGCGGCCCCGGCGCAGAAGTAGGCCTCGGCGTTCGAGTGCGCGGCCTTGGCGGCGTCGAGAATCCGGCTGAGCAGCAGGCCGAACAGCCCCAGGACGATGAGCACGCCGATGAAGCCCCGCTCCTCAGCCCACACGCTGAAGGCGAAGTCCGTGGTCTTCACCGGGAGGAAGTTCAGCTGCGTCTGGGACCCGCTGGTGAAGCCCTTCCCGATGAGCCCACCGGCACCGATGGCGATGCGGCTCTGGTTCACCTGATAGCCCTTGCCCTGAAGATCGCTGGAAGGATCCAGGAAGATCATCACCCGCTGCTTCTGGTAAGGCTTGAGGGCGACCTTCCAGGCGCCGAAGCCGCCCACGACGATCAGCAGCAGGAGCCCCGCCACCCAGCGGGCCCGCAGCCCCTTCATCAGAGGGATGATCAGCAGGATCGGCAGGAAGCTGAGGGCCATGCCAAGGTCGGGCTGGCGCTGGATGAGCAGCATGGGGAAGACCACCAGGCCCACCGCGCCGAACAGCTCCAGCCGGCCCACCGAATCCACCGGGCGGGAGCCCAGCCGCTGCGACACATAGAGCAGCGTCACCCACTTCATCAGCTCGGAAGGCTGGAAGGTCTGACCGGCGATGACGAACCACCGGGTGGCGCCGCCGATCTTCTTGCCCACCACCAGCACCGCCGCCAGGGCCACGAGGCCAAGCAGGTAGGCGAGGAAGCTGTAGCGGAAGATCCGGCGGGGGTAGGTGTTGGCCAGCAGCAGCATGAGCAGCATGCCCATGAGGTTCCAGAGCATCTGCTTGAGCCAGATGCCCGCCTGGGGCGTGTTCCGGCCCGCCGAGAACAGCGTCAGCGTGCCCAGCAGCGTGAGGGCCAGGATCACCCACAGCAGGCGCGGGTCCAGGGCACGCAGACGCTCCTTCATTCCGCCCCCTCGGCCGCGGGCGCGGCCGGCGTCGCCGCCGGAGCGAAGGGATCCACCATGCGGCCCCGCGGCGGCGGCAGGGGGTTGCTGAGGCGATCCATGAACCAGTACTTCACGAGCTTCGCCGCGATGGGGGCGGCGGCCGTGGAGCCGAAACCGGCATTCTCCACCACCACCGCGAAGGCGATCTGCGGGCGGTCCGCGGGCGCGTACCCCGCGAAGAGGGCGTGGTCCTTGAACTTCTTCGCCTGCCGCGCGTAGTGGGCCTTGTCGACGAAGGTGGCCACCTGGGCCGTGCCGGTCTTCCCCGAGAAGGGAATCAGCTTGGCGATCTCACGGATGAAGGGGTTGGCGCCGGCTGTCCCTCCCTGCACCACCTCGCGGAGCCCCTCGTCGAGCACGGCCCAGTGCTTCGGGTCCAAGGGAGTGTCCTTGAAGGGGGGCGGAGCCGCGGGCTCCAGCGCATTCGTCTGGTCTCCGCGGAAACCGTAGAACAGATGCGGGGTGACGAGCTTGCCCCGGGTACCCAGGAGCGCGTAGAACCGTGCCAGGCCGATGGGCGTCACGCCCACGGCCCCCTGGCCGATGCCCACGCTGATGGTCTCGCCTGCATACCACTTGGGGTCTTTGGGCACGGCTTTGCGCTTCCAGGCCCGGCTCGGGATGCGGGTCCGCTTCTCCCGGGGCAGGTCGATGCCCGTGCGCTCGGTCAGCCCGTACTTCTCCGCCGTGGCGTAGATGTCGTCGATGTCCATGCGGGAGGCCAACTCGTAGAAATAGACATCGCAGCTCTGGGCGATGGCCTGCACCATGGAGAGGCTGCCGTGACCCGTGGGCTTGTCGCAGCGGAAGTCTCGGCCGTAGTAGTTCTTCTTGCCCGCGCAGTAGACCGCCGTCTGGGGTGTGGCGATGCCCTTCTCCAGCGCCGCCAGGGCCACCAGCAGCTTAAAAGTGGAGCCCGGCGCGTAGATGCCCTGGATGGCCCGGTTCACCATGGGACGCGTGGGGTTGTTCAGGTAGCGATCCACCATGTCCTGGCTGAGCCGGTTGAGGAACAGGTTCGGGTCGTACGAGGGGCTGGAGTACATCGCCAGGATGCCCCCATCCCGCAGGTCCAGCACCACGGCGGCACCGGCCTCCTCGCCATAGGCCTCCTGCATGATCTTCTGGAGACCCGCATCCAGCGTGAGGAAGAGGCTCCGGCCCGCCGTGGCGTCCTCCTGGCCGAAATTCGCCACTTCCGTGCCGAGCTGATCGACCAGGATCCGCTTCTGGCCGTCCACGCCCTTCAGCCGGTCATTGCCGCTGGCCTCGAAGCCCTCTTTGCCGATGGTCTCGCCCAGGCGGAAGAGCCCAGGCTTGGCCTTCATCAGCTCCTCATCCACTTCCCCCACATAGCCCAGCGCGTGGCCCGCCAGCTCGTCCCCGAGATACACCCGGCGGGGCGCCACTTCCACGCTGAGGAAGGGGAAGCGGGCGCGGACCCGCTCCGCCAGGGCGATGCCCGCCTCGTCCAGGTTCTCCTTCAGCACCAGGGGCCGTCCCTTGCCGGCGGTGCGGTAGATCTGGATCTTCCGGGCCAGGG from Geothrix sp. includes these protein-coding regions:
- a CDS encoding YoaK family protein; this translates as MRRIPRYIQMIAARYIRRLLRNRLAGHQLQAAVETALATLPIQEKLLVREGALRSEALNRQLAWAMAFVAGAVNAGGFLAVSHYTSHMTGVVSSMADELADGDLTTALAALAMMLSFFAGAFVCTTLISFGQRRRMRSRYALTLVLEAVLMLVFGFMGNQLQQEIRFTLPSTVMLLCFIMGLHNAVTSIISGAAVRTTHLTGTVTDIGIELSRLTYVNVHHRHGRERIVANRQKLRLLLLILASFLAGGVVGALGFRHIGFKVTVPLAGFVCFLAARPLLLELRLLLHRLRRQWSPDDSGLSD
- a CDS encoding MerR family transcriptional regulator, whose product is MGKVEPDLLSIGDICSETGLSADVVRVWERRYGFPMPLRLPSGHRRYRREDLHRLRLMAEAVAQGHRPAVVARSAEAELKRLLAPEGHPVVEALFLAVVAMDTEGIRRLLREALGRLPWKPFLQQVVSPLLDRVGMAWADGSLGVHQEHLLTEILEDFLRELRQGCQPRPGQGMVLLATLPGERHRLGLLMAALAYAASGLRTELLGVDLPVASIAHAARTLKADRVAVSLSIQSSGETARRLLMDLKDRLPRECRLLIGGQGAARTRKIEGVERRSGLEVS
- a CDS encoding response regulator → MPRLLLVDDNPSIHRIAESLLAHTDVELVCVDSAAEALDRIARGERFDVALVDTAMPGMDGWTLLGRLRAMPETAHLPIALMAGVLDPVDPSKLAKAPVQGFLKKPIELRELGDRVKALLATPVVSTPEPSAFTTVPATSAKDLVRMAEASLPEFRPEAAPVEAHPTQDLDLPATEDDLLVLTAEDLWPEEAPVAPGAGEVDAAAPEIHLELEELDLESLQDLAAEPVMPVPEVVEPLAAHPEDPAAPDAAALVELPVDEDTVTLSGLEALDVFPTDMDLPPLPEVEPPAKAAGFSSGMAAMGATGLAAAAAALLGETHEPVFPQAVAPVPAIPEPAPEPVAEPAPEAAIMAAPAAAGQAPAVAGQPAVPSEQAQALVQALLADPVLVDALVKAVVARMGDQVVREIAWEVMPDLAGRLQR
- a CDS encoding class IV adenylate cyclase, whose protein sequence is MKHKPALETELKLRIPATGPYRPLLEALGFREAVPAQPEISVLWDRNGELRTAGSALRTRRYAGHHRLTWKGPKVPDPILKIRPEHETGIEDGSSLEAILRALGFEPILRMEKVRAVWERAELEACLDETPFGCYLELEGDPQAIRVAMEGLGLAPDRAEPRSYPELYQAHGLG
- a CDS encoding PLP-dependent aspartate aminotransferase family protein; amino-acid sequence: MNTEGRFDTRCIHAGQAPDPTNGAIMTPVYFTSTYIQEGLGINKGFDYARVRNPTRDALEGNLAALEGGAHGMAFGSGMAAVQAIFEQLSSGDHVVLGDNVYGGTFRLLDKVMTRFGLSYTQVDTGDLAAFQAALRPNTKLVMLETPTNPMLGITDIPGVRRVMTQMGCTAVLAVDNTFATPYNQRPLELGADLVFHSTTKYLNGHSDSIGGIAITNREDIAEGLRFHQKAAGGILSPMESWLILRGTKTLHLRMERHNASALRIARWLEERKDLKAVYYPGLESHPQHALAKQQMKGFSGIVSFDTGDAERTRRMASSFKVFSLAESLGGVESLVCHPASMTHGSVPEADRQRLGINDNLLRLSVGVEDVQDLIEDLERVLKA